In Pleurocapsa sp. PCC 7319, the following are encoded in one genomic region:
- a CDS encoding ATP phosphoribosyltransferase regulatory subunit, which translates to MIYQPPAGARDLLPLEVEQKRWINDRLQDIFQQWGYQRIVTSTLEWLDTLTAGGAVQPDKVIQLRNNEENSLGLRPELTASIARAAVTRMAGNTYPQRLCYRANVFRNPPQSHHGRQLEFYQAGVELLFAGGVLADAEVILLLVDCLHDLGIPDWSILLGEAGLTRSLLAAFPESIRQQVRNCIANLDHITLNNLELDADLKAQALFLFDLRGKPEEILNKILTLSLDDEAKAIVDNLKSLIELLNNSCDRALPITLDLSLLQTFDYYTGIVFKAVSFQDHQSYILAEGGRYDRLLGLYDPHGKASPGIGFSLYIDDLHSCLLSTEQLPKQAPSSDCLVIPTTIEVEAIALKYARQLRNKDNSARIEIDLGDRSEAAIKQYAQTCRIQQLIWILEDGTPKVELLN; encoded by the coding sequence ATGATTTATCAACCCCCTGCTGGAGCTAGAGATTTATTACCCTTAGAGGTAGAACAAAAACGTTGGATTAACGATCGCCTGCAAGATATTTTCCAGCAATGGGGCTACCAGCGGATTGTCACTTCCACTTTAGAATGGCTAGATACTCTAACAGCAGGTGGGGCAGTTCAACCCGATAAAGTTATTCAGTTACGCAATAACGAAGAAAACTCTTTAGGGTTACGTCCGGAATTAACTGCTTCCATTGCTCGTGCAGCGGTAACACGGATGGCTGGCAATACTTACCCTCAACGCCTTTGCTATCGCGCTAACGTGTTTCGTAATCCCCCCCAAAGTCATCATGGTCGTCAGCTAGAATTTTATCAGGCTGGAGTCGAATTGTTATTTGCAGGTGGTGTTTTAGCCGATGCGGAAGTAATTCTACTGCTAGTAGATTGTTTACATGATTTGGGCATACCAGATTGGTCAATATTATTAGGAGAAGCAGGATTAACGCGATCGCTTTTGGCAGCGTTTCCAGAATCGATTCGTCAACAGGTACGTAACTGTATTGCTAATCTTGACCATATTACCTTAAATAATCTGGAATTAGACGCAGATTTAAAAGCCCAAGCTTTATTTTTATTTGATTTAAGGGGTAAGCCAGAAGAAATTTTGAATAAAATTTTGACCTTAAGTTTAGATGATGAGGCAAAAGCAATAGTTGATAACTTAAAGTCTCTAATTGAACTGCTTAATAATAGCTGCGACCGAGCCTTACCCATAACTTTAGATTTGAGTCTATTGCAAACTTTTGATTACTATACAGGTATTGTTTTCAAAGCTGTCAGCTTCCAGGATCATCAGTCCTATATTTTGGCAGAAGGTGGACGTTACGATCGCTTATTAGGGCTATACGATCCTCATGGGAAAGCTTCACCAGGAATTGGCTTTTCCCTTTACATTGATGATTTACATTCTTGCTTGTTATCAACTGAACAACTACCCAAACAAGCTCCTAGCAGCGATTGTTTAGTAATTCCTACCACCATAGAAGTAGAAGCGATCGCTCTTAAATATGCTCGTCAGTTAAGAAATAAGGATAATTCTGCCAGGATTGAAATTGATTTGGGCGATCGCTCGGAAGCGGCAATTAAACAGTATGCTCAAACTTGTCGTATTCAACAATTAATTTGGATACTGGAAGACGGTACTCCCAAAGTCGAACTTCTAAACTAA
- a CDS encoding DnaJ domain-containing protein, with amino-acid sequence MSFAIKHGLFKLNITDHHAILGVSLDAEPKQIRLRYLKIAQKLHPDKCRADQDKMKTAGQILSKLVNPAYEQLSKKNSFAEHQLVLTQLGNRLAENKSKIKLETESAQELLKAGGSAELVYPKLLKKITSEQYNALEEATHNIGIISELNLVYLMLKCEQGISRSKSVSSTPSATPNPTTAQSKAPKAQSKVTKAQPSPPASSSETQVKVEEPSTESRVAAFVGRAQQYISRGEYDQAITELRDALRIDPNNGIAHAVMGQAYIRIKQLTMAKVHIGKASKADPHNPIVIESKKELDKLTKMVKKSKTSSPNSTQKSASKSGNSGFFSGIFGSKKK; translated from the coding sequence ATGTCTTTCGCGATTAAACACGGACTTTTCAAGCTTAATATTACCGATCATCATGCAATTCTAGGAGTGTCTTTAGATGCTGAACCGAAACAAATTCGTTTGCGATATTTAAAAATAGCTCAAAAACTACATCCAGATAAATGTCGAGCAGATCAAGACAAAATGAAAACGGCAGGTCAAATTTTATCTAAGCTAGTTAATCCTGCTTATGAGCAGCTATCTAAAAAAAACAGCTTTGCTGAACATCAATTAGTTTTAACTCAATTAGGCAATCGATTAGCTGAAAACAAATCAAAAATCAAACTAGAAACTGAATCTGCTCAAGAGCTACTGAAAGCTGGAGGTAGTGCCGAATTAGTTTATCCTAAGTTATTAAAGAAAATTACCTCCGAACAGTACAATGCTCTAGAAGAAGCGACACATAATATTGGCATAATCAGTGAGTTAAATTTAGTGTATTTGATGCTTAAGTGCGAACAGGGAATTAGCAGAAGTAAATCCGTATCTTCCACCCCATCAGCTACACCCAATCCAACTACAGCTCAAAGCAAGGCTCCTAAGGCTCAAAGCAAGGTCACTAAGGCTCAACCTTCACCTCCCGCTTCATCATCTGAGACTCAAGTCAAAGTAGAGGAACCCAGCACTGAATCCAGAGTTGCTGCTTTTGTAGGTCGCGCTCAACAGTATATATCTAGAGGAGAATACGATCAGGCGATCACAGAATTACGAGATGCTCTTAGAATCGATCCTAACAATGGTATTGCTCATGCTGTGATGGGACAAGCTTATATCCGTATCAAGCAGTTAACCATGGCAAAAGTTCATATTGGCAAAGCCAGTAAAGCCGATCCTCACAATCCCATCGTCATTGAAAGTAAAAAAGAACTGGACAAACTCACCAAAATGGTTAAAAAATCAAAAACATCCAGTCCTAATTCTACTCAAAAGTCTGCTAGTAAATCTGGCAACAGTGGTTTCTTTAGTGGTATTTTTGGGTCGAAAAAAAAGTAA
- a CDS encoding nuclease A inhibitor family protein: MKCDRPTNTWTFLLIVINLGKKDFSESGHKYKCMEDNKITDCNDSLDSVPDNQFIKELKIAVQDLLWMSESEYPLQVVYLHNWDDLSQENLLQHYGYNPDTKVAIKDFTSFFNSVTREQEWHNEEEAAEVKRYQFLVNLLTNNLHNIQVYRLGAVEIDVYILGKTVHQAIAGLFTKIIET; this comes from the coding sequence ATGAAATGCGATCGCCCAACAAACACCTGGACTTTTCTGCTCATAGTCATTAATCTTGGGAAAAAAGATTTTTCTGAGTCTGGTCATAAGTATAAATGTATGGAAGATAATAAGATTACTGACTGCAATGATTCATTAGATTCAGTCCCTGATAATCAATTCATTAAAGAATTAAAAATAGCTGTTCAAGATTTACTTTGGATGAGTGAATCGGAATATCCATTGCAAGTTGTCTATTTGCATAATTGGGATGATCTTAGTCAGGAAAATTTATTGCAGCACTATGGCTATAATCCTGATACAAAAGTTGCAATCAAAGATTTTACATCTTTTTTTAACTCTGTTACGAGAGAACAAGAGTGGCATAATGAAGAGGAAGCAGCAGAAGTAAAACGCTATCAGTTTTTAGTGAATTTATTAACCAATAATTTGCACAATATTCAGGTTTATCGGCTAGGAGCAGTCGAAATTGATGTCTATATTTTAGGTAAAACAGTACATCAGGCGATCGCTGGATTGTTTACCAAAATCATTGAAACATAA
- a CDS encoding CGLD27 family protein, with product MNKSTINFCPVPREQQPIHEYEQLKESWLFDWGTLAIGKYSKKIAWVCFWSLILAAPLAMSIFSPAQEPLKFFLSSLIGVCLLTGLFLSRIYLGWQYVRNRLKRDRIFYEESGWYDGQTWLKPTTMLNRDRLVVSYEIEPILIRLRKTFGLLAIITGLSSLIWLIFG from the coding sequence ATGAATAAATCTACCATTAATTTTTGTCCCGTTCCCAGAGAGCAACAACCAATCCACGAATATGAACAGCTTAAAGAATCGTGGTTATTTGACTGGGGAACTTTAGCCATAGGTAAATATAGCAAGAAAATTGCTTGGGTTTGTTTTTGGAGTCTGATTTTAGCTGCGCCACTAGCAATGTCGATCTTTTCTCCTGCACAAGAGCCCCTTAAGTTTTTTTTGTCTAGCTTGATTGGTGTTTGTTTACTAACTGGATTGTTTTTATCGAGAATCTATCTGGGTTGGCAATATGTCAGGAATCGTCTCAAAAGAGATCGCATATTTTATGAAGAATCTGGCTGGTACGATGGACAAACCTGGCTCAAACCCACCACAATGTTAAATCGCGATCGGTTGGTAGTCAGTTATGAAATAGAGCCAATATTAATTAGGTTACGTAAAACTTTTGGTCTACTGGCGATAATTACCGGACTAAGTAGTTTAATTTGGCTGATTTTCGGTTAA
- the yqeK gene encoding bis(5'-nucleosyl)-tetraphosphatase (symmetrical) YqeK produces MRDRVLSWLEKNVSNHRLQHILGVEQTCIDLARRHQLNEQQAAQAGLMHDLAKFFSPRKLLKIAKAAKLPLDEICINHPHLIHAEVGAVVAQQEFGVKDPEILTAIANHTLGSPQMNKLSCVVFIADALEPNRGDNTELEAMRNVAQKNLYKCVQQTSDYSLKYLVSNQKIIHPRTILTRNWALTLAR; encoded by the coding sequence ATGCGCGATCGCGTTTTGTCCTGGCTGGAGAAAAATGTTTCTAATCATCGTCTACAACATATTCTGGGAGTAGAACAAACTTGTATTGACTTGGCTCGTCGTCACCAACTCAATGAACAGCAAGCAGCCCAGGCTGGTTTAATGCATGATTTGGCAAAGTTTTTTTCTCCTCGTAAATTACTTAAAATAGCGAAAGCAGCTAAGCTCCCATTAGACGAGATCTGCATTAATCACCCCCATCTCATTCATGCAGAAGTAGGGGCAGTGGTTGCTCAACAGGAATTTGGAGTTAAAGATCCCGAAATTCTCACGGCAATTGCTAATCATACTCTGGGATCGCCACAAATGAACAAATTAAGCTGTGTGGTGTTTATTGCCGATGCTCTCGAACCAAACCGTGGAGACAATACAGAATTAGAAGCGATGCGCAATGTTGCTCAGAAAAATCTTTACAAATGTGTACAACAAACCAGTGATTATTCTTTAAAATATTTAGTAAGTAATCAAAAAATCATTCATCCCCGCACTATTTTAACTAGGAATTGGGCTTTGACTCTAGCTCGATAA
- the glcD gene encoding glycolate oxidase subunit GlcD, giving the protein MVLSKLFQSTNDKWQPIIKQLETIVGKDGVVRRKEELLTYECDGLASYRQRPALVVLPKTTEEVAATVKICHDQNLPWVARGAGTGLSGGALPIEDCVLIVTARMNRILDQDLDNHCITVQPGVINNWVTQAVSGAGFYYAPDPSSQIICSIGGNVAENSGGVHCLKYGVTTNHVLGLKLVTTDGSIIDIGGIVAEMPGYDLTGLFVGSEGTLGIATEVTLRILKRPESVCVVLANFPTIEDSGATVADIISAGIIPAGMEIMDNLSINAVEDIVATGCYDRHAGAVLLVELDGLKVEVKAYKQRVETICRQNNATGITTANDIDTRLKLWKGRKAAFAAAGHISPDYFVQDGVIPRTKLAEVLQEINALSDRYGYKIANVFHAGDGNLHPLILYDNSVPGAFETVEEIGGEILKLCVDAGGSLSGEHGIGADKNCYMPYMFNEVDLETMQYIRTALNQKGLANPGKIFPTPRSCGEAANAQKMKQFNNAELY; this is encoded by the coding sequence ATGGTATTAAGCAAGCTTTTTCAATCCACTAATGATAAATGGCAGCCAATTATTAAACAGCTAGAGACCATAGTTGGCAAAGATGGAGTCGTACGCCGCAAGGAAGAATTATTGACCTATGAATGTGATGGTTTAGCTAGTTATCGGCAACGTCCAGCTTTAGTTGTTCTACCTAAAACTACAGAAGAAGTCGCTGCCACAGTTAAAATTTGTCACGATCAGAATTTGCCTTGGGTTGCTAGAGGCGCAGGCACAGGTTTATCTGGAGGGGCATTACCCATCGAAGACTGCGTGTTGATTGTCACAGCCAGAATGAATCGAATTCTAGATCAGGATTTAGATAATCATTGTATTACCGTTCAGCCAGGAGTAATCAATAATTGGGTTACTCAGGCAGTTAGCGGTGCCGGTTTTTATTATGCTCCCGATCCTTCAAGTCAAATTATCTGTTCAATTGGCGGTAATGTGGCAGAAAATTCTGGGGGCGTACATTGTCTCAAATATGGGGTAACGACTAATCATGTTCTAGGGTTGAAATTAGTTACGACTGACGGCTCAATCATTGATATTGGCGGCATAGTTGCCGAAATGCCTGGATATGACTTAACAGGTTTATTTGTAGGTTCTGAAGGGACTCTAGGCATTGCTACCGAAGTAACTCTCCGCATCCTGAAACGCCCAGAATCTGTATGTGTTGTGTTAGCCAATTTCCCAACTATCGAAGACTCAGGGGCAACCGTAGCGGATATTATCAGCGCGGGTATTATTCCTGCTGGCATGGAAATCATGGATAATCTTAGTATTAATGCGGTAGAAGATATTGTTGCTACGGGTTGTTACGATCGCCATGCTGGAGCAGTACTACTAGTAGAATTAGATGGCTTAAAAGTAGAGGTTAAAGCCTACAAACAAAGAGTTGAAACAATCTGTCGGCAGAACAATGCCACTGGTATTACTACTGCGAATGATATTGATACCCGCCTGAAACTCTGGAAAGGCAGGAAAGCTGCTTTTGCTGCTGCTGGACACATTAGTCCCGACTACTTTGTACAGGATGGAGTAATCCCCCGTACTAAGCTAGCGGAAGTATTGCAAGAAATTAATGCGTTAAGCGATCGCTATGGCTATAAAATTGCTAATGTCTTTCATGCTGGAGACGGCAACTTACACCCATTGATTCTTTATGATAATTCTGTCCCTGGAGCATTTGAGACAGTAGAAGAAATTGGTGGCGAAATACTCAAACTATGTGTAGACGCTGGAGGAAGTCTATCTGGGGAACATGGAATAGGTGCTGATAAGAATTGCTATATGCCCTATATGTTTAATGAAGTCGATCTAGAAACCATGCAGTATATTCGCACAGCTCTCAACCAAAAGGGATTAGCTAATCCCGGAAAGATTTTTCCGACCCCTCGCAGTTGTGGAGAGGCTGCTAATGCTCAGAAAATGAAGCAGTTTAATAATGCAGAACTTTATTAA
- a CDS encoding urease accessory protein UreE, with protein MTEVAQIYLGNINHNSDLFELVQKETCLEVFLTVSDRQKGRIHTHTDTGVAIGIIKSRDRALQSGDLFQTESGDLIRVHLQERELMVLSFSESVAVNVPVKLVHLGHILGNQHYPIVVQDNKIYVQLVTDAKIIEKTIKDLHIAGLEINYEMRSPNKHLDFSAHSH; from the coding sequence ATGACAGAAGTAGCTCAAATATATCTAGGGAATATTAATCACAATTCTGATTTATTTGAATTAGTTCAAAAAGAAACTTGTCTGGAAGTTTTTTTAACAGTAAGCGATCGCCAGAAAGGAAGAATTCACACTCATACTGACACTGGCGTTGCTATCGGAATTATTAAAAGTCGCGATCGCGCTTTACAATCTGGAGATCTTTTTCAGACAGAATCAGGAGATTTGATACGGGTTCATCTTCAAGAGCGAGAGTTAATGGTGCTAAGTTTTTCAGAATCAGTAGCGGTTAATGTTCCAGTAAAATTAGTTCATCTCGGTCATATTTTAGGTAATCAACACTATCCAATTGTGGTGCAGGATAACAAAATATATGTGCAGTTAGTTACAGATGCCAAAATTATTGAGAAAACTATTAAAGATTTGCATATTGCTGGTTTGGAAATTAACTATGAAATGCGATCGCCCAACAAACACCTGGACTTTTCTGCTCATAGTCATTAA
- a CDS encoding DNA/RNA non-specific endonuclease gives MKIDSKLVIPKFWLVTALILIFLLSGCSTQVSENIHLKFGNPSQANTSNQRNYLIEKPQYALAYNCSKGTPNWVSWQLNRNWLGKVERSNDFRPDASLPENCYAVRPNDYRGSGYDRGHLVPSGDRTRRKSDNSATFLMSNMIPQSPANNREVWRELEEYSRDLVDQGKELYIVAGGSGTAEKIANSKIIVPKYTWKVILVLERTSEEIDENTQTIAVWIPNSEKVNNTDWRDYIVSVDEVEKKTGYNFFAVLPKGIQKRIEKANYRN, from the coding sequence ATGAAAATTGACTCCAAATTAGTTATTCCTAAATTTTGGCTAGTGACCGCTTTGATTTTAATTTTTTTGTTAAGCGGTTGCTCTACTCAAGTTTCGGAAAATATTCATCTAAAATTTGGCAATCCCAGTCAAGCCAATACTAGTAATCAGCGTAACTACTTAATTGAAAAACCTCAGTATGCTCTTGCCTATAATTGCTCCAAAGGAACACCTAACTGGGTAAGTTGGCAACTAAATAGGAATTGGTTAGGTAAAGTAGAACGTTCCAATGATTTTCGTCCCGATGCCAGCTTGCCCGAAAATTGCTATGCAGTCAGACCAAACGACTACCGTGGTAGTGGCTATGATCGGGGACATCTAGTTCCTAGTGGCGATCGCACTCGCCGTAAATCAGATAATAGCGCCACTTTTTTGATGAGCAACATGATTCCCCAGTCCCCCGCGAACAATCGGGAAGTATGGCGAGAATTAGAAGAATATAGCCGAGATTTAGTTGACCAGGGTAAAGAACTATATATTGTGGCGGGAGGAAGCGGTACAGCCGAAAAGATTGCCAACAGCAAAATAATTGTTCCCAAATACACTTGGAAAGTTATTTTAGTTTTAGAACGAACCAGTGAAGAGATCGACGAAAATACCCAAACCATTGCTGTTTGGATACCTAACTCGGAAAAAGTGAATAATACAGACTGGCGAGACTATATTGTATCTGTAGACGAAGTAGAAAAGAAAACAGGTTACAACTTTTTTGCAGTTTTACCAAAAGGAATACAGAAAAGAATAGAAAAAGCCAATTACAGAAATTAA
- a CDS encoding asparaginase, with product MTRGKRTQAPALEVHLLREGIVESVHQVEATVCDHRGRVLLVAGSSQTSAFIRSALKPFQALAVTTTGTLQKYDLSDRDLAIICSSHRGTIEQARQAFNVLWRADVDPSALQCPIPEGKKNRLEHNCSGKHAGALAVCQNRNWPLNTYMHRSNPVQKLILSQISELLEMPGDELIGAHDDCGMPTYLMQLQQMAHLYAQLAAGSSLDLERIARAMTYYPRMIAGEGAFDTELMRLTEGELVSKSGAEGIQCFGRIGEGMGLAIKVKDGAKRAKYAVAIHLLKQMGWISPAIAENLADKFVQLTDFKRLETIGEMSIL from the coding sequence ATGACCAGGGGAAAACGAACTCAAGCACCAGCGTTAGAAGTCCATCTCCTCCGAGAAGGCATTGTAGAATCAGTCCATCAAGTAGAAGCAACAGTTTGCGATCATCGGGGACGGGTTTTGCTCGTAGCCGGCAGCTCTCAAACATCAGCTTTTATTCGCTCGGCTTTAAAGCCATTTCAGGCATTAGCAGTAACTACCACCGGAACGCTGCAAAAATATGACTTGAGCGATCGCGACTTGGCGATTATCTGTAGCTCCCATCGAGGGACAATTGAGCAAGCAAGACAGGCATTTAACGTGCTTTGGAGGGCAGATGTCGATCCTAGTGCTTTACAATGTCCTATTCCAGAAGGAAAAAAGAACCGTTTAGAGCACAATTGTTCCGGTAAACACGCGGGGGCATTAGCAGTCTGCCAAAATCGTAACTGGCCGCTTAATACTTATATGCATCGTTCTAATCCAGTACAAAAGCTGATCTTGAGTCAAATATCTGAACTACTGGAAATGCCTGGAGATGAGTTGATTGGTGCTCATGATGATTGTGGAATGCCTACCTACTTGATGCAACTGCAACAGATGGCTCATCTCTATGCACAGTTAGCAGCAGGAAGTAGCTTAGATCTTGAGCGTATTGCCCGGGCTATGACCTACTATCCTCGTATGATTGCTGGAGAGGGTGCTTTTGATACCGAACTGATGCGTTTAACGGAAGGAGAGCTAGTTAGTAAATCTGGTGCCGAAGGTATTCAATGTTTTGGTCGTATTGGCGAAGGAATGGGGCTAGCGATTAAAGTAAAAGATGGAGCTAAACGAGCAAAGTATGCAGTAGCAATTCACTTGTTAAAGCAAATGGGTTGGATTAGCCCCGCGATCGCCGAAAATTTGGCAGATAAATTTGTCCAGTTAACTGATTTTAAACGCCTAGAAACTATTGGCGAAATGTCGATTTTATAA
- a CDS encoding putative quinol monooxygenase, with amino-acid sequence MSQQSLFVFACITPKSEHFEDALSAVESIIERTRAEAGCQNFSLYQALDRSCFYLFEEWITQEALNTHYEKPYTKAIFEKYKTWLACPPEIRKMNAVKG; translated from the coding sequence ATGTCACAACAGTCTTTATTCGTGTTTGCTTGCATCACTCCCAAGTCGGAGCATTTTGAAGATGCCCTTTCTGCCGTTGAAAGTATCATTGAGCGGACTCGTGCAGAAGCTGGCTGTCAAAACTTTTCACTTTATCAAGCCTTGGATCGATCCTGTTTTTATCTTTTTGAGGAATGGATTACACAAGAAGCTTTGAATACTCACTATGAAAAGCCTTACACTAAGGCTATTTTTGAAAAATACAAGACTTGGCTTGCCTGTCCCCCGGAGATTAGGAAAATGAACGCAGTAAAGGGATAA
- the rsfS gene encoding ribosome silencing factor, with protein sequence MNKLSSKQTITSKKTSHIKSTVSSKELAWEIAAAAEDKKAEDIVLLKVTDISYLADYFVIITGFSRTQLQAIAESIEERIDEKYNLQPVRVSGKREGNWVVQDFEDVIVHTFLPEEREYYNLEAFWGHAERIEFSQHS encoded by the coding sequence ATGAATAAATTATCATCAAAACAGACGATCACTTCTAAAAAAACATCTCATATTAAGTCAACAGTCAGCAGTAAAGAATTAGCATGGGAGATAGCCGCTGCCGCCGAAGACAAAAAAGCTGAGGATATTGTACTGTTAAAAGTTACTGACATCTCTTATTTAGCCGATTATTTTGTAATTATTACTGGATTCTCGCGAACTCAGCTACAAGCGATCGCCGAATCAATTGAAGAAAGGATTGATGAAAAGTATAATCTTCAGCCTGTAAGGGTTTCAGGTAAAAGAGAAGGAAACTGGGTGGTTCAAGATTTTGAAGACGTGATTGTCCATACCTTTCTTCCTGAAGAGAGAGAATACTATAATTTAGAAGCGTTTTGGGGACATGCCGAACGCATTGAATTTTCTCAGCACAGTTAG
- a CDS encoding RNA-guided endonuclease TnpB family protein: MLTMNYTYRIEPTVKQQAMMLGWLETCRRLYNRCLRDLKDWLHARKCSLYSCSINREYIMSPDIPFPSYLEQKRQLTQWKKTNPWYKQVHSQVTQDVVKRMHNTWEAFKNRGFGFPRFKKFGRYQSFLFPQFKENPINNGMVKLPKIGEIKINQHRPIPDSFNVKGVRIVARARGTIWYAVVTIQCDVKVPAPLPFGRGIGIDIGLKSFLVTSDNFRVEPARFFRDWQSGLKVLQRQASRKKKRSKNWEKAQLKVARYHHKIANSRKNFHFQTSHQLCDQADMIFAEDIDFRLSAKGFVGKHMLDGGFGQFRQLLSWVCWKRGKYFQEVDHKYTSQICPECNAHTGKKELNQREHICSECGYQTTRDHASGRVILQRGLSKVRLDESERKLPGNGVLSGVKCLDKCRSRNFNLRKLEAYACTAKQSA, encoded by the coding sequence ATGTTGACTATGAATTACACCTATCGAATTGAACCAACTGTCAAACAACAAGCGATGATGCTTGGTTGGCTGGAGACGTGCAGAAGACTGTATAACAGATGCTTGCGCGACCTCAAAGATTGGCTGCACGCTCGAAAATGTAGTTTGTACTCTTGCTCAATTAATCGGGAATATATAATGTCTCCCGATATTCCTTTTCCTAGCTATCTGGAACAGAAGCGACAACTTACTCAGTGGAAAAAGACTAATCCTTGGTACAAACAAGTTCATTCTCAAGTAACTCAGGATGTAGTTAAGCGAATGCATAACACCTGGGAAGCTTTTAAGAATAGAGGTTTTGGCTTTCCTCGCTTTAAGAAATTTGGGAGATACCAGTCTTTCTTGTTTCCTCAGTTTAAAGAAAATCCCATCAACAATGGGATGGTAAAACTGCCTAAGATTGGCGAGATTAAAATCAATCAGCATCGACCAATACCTGACTCCTTTAACGTTAAAGGAGTCAGGATTGTAGCTAGAGCAAGAGGAACTATCTGGTATGCAGTAGTCACAATTCAATGTGATGTCAAAGTACCCGCTCCATTGCCTTTTGGTCGTGGGATTGGAATTGATATTGGACTGAAATCTTTTTTGGTAACTAGCGACAACTTCCGTGTTGAACCTGCTAGATTTTTTCGAGACTGGCAAAGTGGGCTGAAAGTGCTGCAACGCCAAGCCTCTCGTAAAAAGAAGCGGTCTAAAAACTGGGAAAAAGCACAGCTTAAAGTAGCTAGATATCATCATAAAATTGCTAATTCTCGTAAGAATTTTCACTTTCAAACTAGCCATCAACTCTGTGATCAAGCAGATATGATTTTTGCTGAGGATATCGATTTTCGGCTCTCTGCTAAAGGCTTTGTGGGAAAACATATGCTCGACGGAGGGTTTGGTCAATTCAGACAATTGCTGTCTTGGGTATGCTGGAAACGAGGAAAATACTTTCAGGAAGTTGACCATAAATACACTAGTCAAATTTGTCCTGAATGCAATGCTCATACAGGTAAAAAAGAACTCAATCAGCGTGAGCATATTTGTTCTGAATGTGGCTACCAAACTACTAGGGATCATGCTAGTGGAAGAGTGATTTTACAACGAGGATTGTCTAAAGTACGGCTGGACGAGTCGGAACGGAAACTGCCTGGTAATGGCGTACTGTCGGGGGTCAAGTGCCTAGATAAGTGCCGATCCAGGAACTTCAACTTGCGAAAGTTGGAAGCCTACGCCTGTACTGCGAAGCAGTCAGCGTAG